In Streptomyces capitiformicae, one genomic interval encodes:
- a CDS encoding branched-chain amino acid ABC transporter permease translates to MEQILLFAVLGLGQGALIAGIALGVVATYRGSGIINLSTGAVAMVAGYTFWALSTGFFGFSLPIAAALAGALTAALAVGVLTEVAVFKPLRAVSPLAKLAASLGILLTLQATVLLVFGTQPQQAPSILPSDAVTVLGVTTPVDRFVLTGLVIAIALALGALYRWTRFGLATRAASENEQAALLAGLSPNSVSLANTLLSALIAGLLGVLAAPIVQVDSVTLPLQVVPALAAALFAGFTSLWIACSAGILIGVMQSVVYYLSTQSWFPTDNGNAMPGLQQLMIFILMIIALYVKGAGLPRRGELVEQRLPAVPLPDRLLRPAVLATAAAALALIVLPFDFRQALTNSLIGAIIVLSYVVITGYVGQISVMQLALSGTAGFVLSHLATGLHIPFPFSALGATLLATLLGVAAGISALRVRGVSLAVVTLAAALAMEQALFTNTSFGGTAGVTVPPPRLFGVDLGPGAAFRGLDGNEPSPLFGFLVLSVAVALGLYVANLRRTGLGRRMLAVRSNERAAAAAGVNVRGVKIAAFAISSFIASAAGTLYAYNFGSVSAARFTALAALGLIGFAYIGGITMVSGAVIAGLMSTEALVPHALDKWFGVKGTWALLFGGVSLIVTLIANPDGIAGANHRRKKSKRAARAAKAAQVRAESATSDTAGATTAPAREEVAR, encoded by the coding sequence ATGGAACAGATCCTGCTCTTCGCCGTGCTCGGCCTGGGCCAGGGGGCACTGATCGCCGGCATCGCACTCGGCGTCGTGGCGACCTACCGGGGTTCAGGCATCATCAACCTGTCGACCGGCGCCGTCGCGATGGTCGCCGGTTACACCTTCTGGGCCCTGAGCACCGGCTTCTTCGGCTTCTCACTGCCGATTGCCGCAGCCTTGGCGGGGGCGCTCACGGCGGCGCTCGCGGTCGGTGTGCTCACCGAAGTAGCCGTGTTCAAGCCCCTGCGGGCGGTCTCACCACTGGCCAAGCTCGCGGCGTCACTCGGCATTCTGCTCACCCTGCAGGCCACCGTGCTGCTGGTGTTCGGAACCCAGCCCCAGCAGGCCCCCAGCATCCTGCCCTCGGACGCCGTCACCGTCCTGGGCGTCACCACGCCCGTCGACCGTTTCGTTCTGACAGGACTGGTGATCGCCATCGCGCTCGCCCTCGGGGCCCTGTACCGATGGACCCGGTTCGGGCTCGCCACCCGCGCCGCCTCGGAGAACGAACAGGCGGCCCTGCTGGCCGGTCTGTCACCCAACAGCGTCTCCCTCGCCAACACCCTGCTGTCCGCGCTGATCGCGGGACTGCTCGGTGTCCTGGCCGCACCCATCGTCCAGGTCGACTCCGTCACGCTCCCGCTGCAGGTGGTCCCGGCCCTGGCAGCGGCCCTCTTCGCCGGATTCACCTCACTGTGGATCGCCTGCAGCGCCGGCATCCTCATCGGCGTGATGCAGTCGGTCGTCTACTACCTGTCCACCCAGAGCTGGTTTCCGACCGACAACGGCAACGCCATGCCCGGACTCCAGCAGCTGATGATCTTCATCTTGATGATCATCGCGCTCTACGTGAAGGGAGCGGGCCTGCCGCGCCGTGGCGAACTCGTCGAGCAGCGGCTGCCCGCCGTACCGCTGCCGGACCGACTGCTACGACCGGCCGTCCTGGCCACGGCCGCCGCCGCCCTCGCCTTGATCGTGCTGCCGTTCGACTTCCGCCAGGCGCTGACGAACTCGCTGATCGGCGCGATCATCGTCCTCTCGTACGTCGTCATCACCGGCTACGTGGGACAGATCTCCGTGATGCAGCTCGCGCTCTCCGGCACTGCCGGTTTCGTCCTGTCCCACTTGGCGACCGGACTGCACATCCCCTTCCCCTTCAGCGCCCTCGGCGCGACTCTCCTGGCCACCCTGCTCGGTGTGGCGGCCGGCATCTCCGCCCTGCGGGTCCGCGGCGTGAGCCTGGCCGTCGTCACGCTGGCCGCCGCGCTCGCGATGGAACAGGCCCTGTTCACCAACACCTCCTTCGGCGGCACCGCCGGAGTGACCGTGCCCCCTCCCCGCCTGTTCGGGGTGGACCTCGGTCCGGGGGCGGCCTTCCGCGGCCTGGACGGCAACGAACCCAGCCCCCTCTTCGGCTTCCTCGTCCTGTCCGTCGCCGTCGCCCTGGGGCTGTACGTGGCCAACCTCAGACGCACCGGGCTGGGGCGGCGCATGCTCGCTGTCCGCTCCAACGAGCGCGCCGCCGCGGCGGCAGGCGTCAACGTACGGGGAGTGAAAATCGCGGCGTTCGCCATCAGCTCTTTCATCGCCAGCGCCGCGGGCACCCTGTACGCCTACAACTTCGGCTCCGTCAGTGCGGCCCGGTTCACCGCACTGGCCGCACTCGGCCTCATCGGCTTCGCCTACATCGGCGGCATCACGATGGTCTCCGGAGCCGTCATCGCCGGCCTGATGTCCACCGAGGCACTCGTCCCGCACGCCCTGGACAAGTGGTTCGGCGTCAAGGGGACCTGGGCGCTGCTCTTCGGCGGCGTCTCCCTGATCGTGACGCTGATCGCGAACCCGGACGGCATCGCGGGCGCCAACCACCGCCGTAAGAAATCCAAGAGAGCCGCCCGCGCGGCGAAAGCCGCCCAGGTCCGTGCCGAAAGCGCCACGTCGGACACCGCCGGGGCCACAACGGCGCCCGCCCGCGAGGAGGTCGCACGATGA